In Triticum urartu cultivar G1812 chromosome 6, Tu2.1, whole genome shotgun sequence, the following proteins share a genomic window:
- the LOC125515751 gene encoding peptide-N4-(N-acetyl-beta-glucosaminyl)asparagine amidase A-like, translating into MAASCIHLVFLLCLVPAATVASPRRNLRKSPVDIAAAAPSPAGASRPTTFFEVARPLRPPPGSSGPCSTLLLSGSFAYTFTKPPATAAYSPPPCLGRGGASAVSLAVLEWRATCRGVQFDRIFGVWLGGAELLRGSTAEPLQNGVVWSVSKDVTRHASLLAAGNSTLAVFVENLVNSQYTGVYYANVTLHLYFRRTPTRPPPAVAPADLIVPMSRGLPLNDGLWYKIQNATDVASKSVALPSNTYRAVLELYVSFHGDDEFWWTNQPGADANGPFREVTVRVDGVLAGAAWPFPVIFTGGINPLLWQPITGIGSFNLPTYDVEVTPLLGKMLDGKAHAFAFAVTNAVDVWYVDANLHLWLDPGSTATAAALVSYVAPELAAATTSSRTTASRQVSATGWVKSSYGNITTNATQTFHFDNTNTNTNDGETVNQTTVAHAGVAATDLAGILYYSVQTRRRFPLLLDSGAAQVTVTHGLEETTVAAGRWSSGPRYQSLRNTRRSSVAGASRGVRQTYRYEATDGCYLRNVTSSGYNIVSDQSSEACVKGSLR; encoded by the coding sequence ATGGCCGCGTCCTGCATTCACCTTGTCTTTCTCCTTTGTCTGGTCCCAGCAGCCACCGTCGCCTCACCTCGTCGTAATTTACGCAAGTCCCCGGTCGACATCGCCGCGGCCGCGCCGTCTCCGGCAGGCGCGTCGCGGCCAACCACCTTCTTCGAGGTGGCCCGCCCGCTCCGCCCGCCACCGGGCAGCTCCGGCCCGTGCTCCACGCTCCTGCTATCCGGCTCCTTCGCGTACACCTTCACCAAGCCGCCCGCCACCGCCGCGTACTCCCCGCCGCCCTGCCTGGGCCGCGGCGGCGCCTCGGCGGTCTCCCTCGCCGTCCTCGAGTGGCGCGCCACCTGCCGGGGCGTCCAGTTCGACAGGATCTTCGGCGTCTGGCTCGGCGGCGCCGAGCTCCTCCGCGGCAGCACCGCCGAGCCGCTGCAGAACGGCGTCGTCTGGTCCGTCTCCAAGGACGTCACCAGGCACGCGTCCCTCCTCGCCGCCGGCAACTCCACCCTCGCCGTCTTCGTCGAGAACCTCGTCAACAGCCAGTACACCGGCGTGTACTACGCCAACGTCACGCTCCACCTCTACTTCCGCCGCACGCCGACGAGGCCGCCGCCCGCCGTGGCTCCCGCCGACCTCATCGTCCCGATGTCCAGAGGCTTGCCTCTCAACGACGGGCTCTGGTACAAGATCCAGAACGCCACCGACGTCGCGTCCAAGAGCGTCGCGCTGCCATCCAACACCTACCGCGCGGTCCTCGAACTCTACGTCTCGTTCCACGGGGACGACGAGTTCTGGTGGACAAACCAGCCCGGCGCCGACGCCAACGGCCCGTTCCGCGAGGTCACCGTCCGTGTTGACGGGGTCCTCGCCGGCGCCGCGTGGCCGTTCCCCGTCATCTTCACCGGCGGCATCAACCCCCTCCTATGGCAGCCCATCACCGGCATCGGCTCCTTCAACCTCCCGACGTACGACGTCGAGGTGACGCCGTTGCTGGGCAAGATGCTGGACGGCAAGGCGCACGCGTTCGCGTTCGCGGTGACCAACGCCGTGGACGTGTGGTACGTCGACGCCAACCTCCACCTCTGGCTGGACCCTGGGAgcacggcgacggcggcggcccTCGTGAGCTACGTGGCGCCGGAGCTAGCGGCGGCGACGACGTCCTCCCGCACGACGGCGAGCCGGCAGGTGTCGGCGACCGGATGGGTGAAGTCGTCGTACGGGAACATCACGACGAACGCCACGCAGACGTTCCATTTCGACAACACCAACACCAACACCAACGACGGCGAGACGGTGAACCAGACGACCGTCGCGCACGCAGGCGTCGCCGCCACGGACCTCGCCGGCATCCTGTACTACTCGGTGCAGACGCGCCGGAGGTTCCCGCTTTTGTTGGACTCAGGAGCGGCCCAGGTGACCGTCACGCACGGGTTGGAGGAAACGACGGTAGCCGCCGGCCGGTGGTCGTCGGGGCCCAGGTACCAGTCGCTGCGCAACACGCGGCGGAGCAGCGTCGCCGGGGCGTCGCGGGGCGTCCGGCAGACGTACAGGTACGAGGCCACCGACGGGTGCTACCTGAGGAACGTGACCAGCAGCGGTTACAACATCGTGTCGGACCAGTCCAGTGAGGCGTGCGTGAAGGGGTCATTGCGTTGA